From a region of the Cololabis saira isolate AMF1-May2022 chromosome 8, fColSai1.1, whole genome shotgun sequence genome:
- the b4galnt1b gene encoding beta-1,4 N-acetylgalactosaminyltransferase 1 isoform X1 gives MVSGDADANRCYLFTDWIEPGFRMRVLRKTVLLAILVSVALVLALLHSWPTRAYNTVDIWQQLGSVIERHLEEKLPEPDHQLSNIPFHVRDSVASLLARNGCVCEGDSGGVNLPFAQLLFPRVSAHPLHTAFDPSELEEMKLRRAKEYDSFQRRSKTPADILIIAEANSPLQYPTQGLEVRPLKTIIIPGLALHDLPRNHYFINITAMLGTLNVAAEVDGVKIKGDSEMHMSLSSSLLPNLNRQLQFVTYTNTLFHPSTADTVQFETEGHQAIFSIKIRHGVTPKLYNTGSKGEYNVSALVTVATKTFLRYEKLQNLIDSIRRYYPTVTIVIADDSENPKTISGPYIEHYIMPFGKGWFAGRNLAVSQVTTKYVLWVDDDFIFTANTKLEKLVDVLERTTLDLVGGAVREATGYTATYRQTISIEPGEEDGDCLHMRRGFHHAIQGFPNCVVTDGVINFFLARTDKVQQVGFDPRLARVAHLEFFIDGLGMLHVGSCDDVIVNHATKIKLPWASQSESDKTYAKFRYPAASSDATRTKNGLLFFKNRFQCLTHN, from the exons ATGGTTTCTGGAGATGCAGATGCCAACAGATGCTACCTTTTCACTGACTGGATAGAGC CAGGTTTTAGGATGCGGGTCCTGAGGAAGACAGTGTTGCTAGCCATCCTAGTGTCTGTAGCACTTGTACTGGCTCTCCTTCATTCCTGGCCCACTCGGGCTTACAACACCGTGGACATATGGCAGCAACTGGGGTCGGTTATAGAGAGGCATCTGGAAGAGAAGCTCCCAGAACCAGACCACCAGTTAAGCAATATCCCTTTCCATGTGAGGGATAGTGTAGCGAG TTTGTTGGCACGAAATGGGTGCGTATGTGAGGGCGACAGTGGAGGAGTAAACCTGCCCTTTGCCCAACTCTTGTTCCCACGGGTGTCAGCTCACCCGCTACACACTGCCTTTGATCCCTCCGAGTTGGAGGAAATGAAGCTGAGACGGGCCAAAGAATACGACAGTTTTCAGAGGAG GtcaaaaacacctgcagataTACTCATTATTGCAGAGGCTAACAGCCCCTTGCAGTACCCAACACAGGGACTGGAGGTTCGGCCTCTGAAAACAATCATCATCCCAG GCTTGGCCTTACATGACCTTCCCAGAAACCATTACTTT ATAAACATTACTGCCATGCTGGGAACCCTAAACGTAGCAGCAGAAGTTGACGGGGTGAAAATAAAAGGTGACAGTGAGATGCACATGAGTCTCTCAAGCAGCCTGTTGCCAAACCTGAATCGTCAGCTGCAGTTTGTCACCTACACAAACACATTGTTCCATCCCAGCACTGCAGACACGG TGCAGTTTGAGACAGAAGGTCATCAAGCCATCTTCAGTATCAAGATCCGTCATGGTGTAACGCCAAAACTTTATAACACTGGATCCAAAGGAG AGTATAATGTCAGTGCCCTCGTGACTGTAGCCACAAAGACTTTCCTGCGTTATGAAAAGCTTCAAAATCTTATCGACAGCATCAGAAGATATTATCCCACGGTCACTATAGTAATCGCTGATGACAGCGAAAATCCCAAAACCATTTCTGGGCCTTACATCGAGCACTACATCATGCCCTTTGGAAAG GGTTGGTTTGCGGGACGAAACCTTGCCGTCTCCCAGGTGACCACAAAGTACGTGTTGTGGGTGGATGATGACTTTATCTTCACAGCCAACACCAAGCTGGAAAAGCTTGTGGATGTTTTAGAAAGGACCACTCTGGACCTG GTGGGTGGTGCTGTGAGAGAAGCTACAGGTTACACTGCTACCTACCGACAGACCATCTCCATTGAGCCAGGAGAGGAGGACGGGGACTGTTTACACATGAGAAGAGGATTTCATCATGCTATCCAGGGCTTCCCCAACTGTGTTGTGACTGATGGGGTCATTAACTTCTTCTTGGCTCGCACCGACAAAGTTCAGCAAGTTGGCTTTGACCCACGTCTAGCCAGGGTTGCTCACCTCG agttTTTTATCGACGGCCTGGGAATGCTCCATGTGGGATCTTGCGACGACGTTATTGTGAACCATGCAACCAAAATCAAACTCCCCTGGGCAAGCCAGTCAGAGAGCGACAAGACCTATGCCAAGTTCCGTTACCCGGCAGCCTCTTCTGACGCCACGCGAACGAAAAACGGCCTCCTCTTCTTCAAGAACCGATTCCAGTGTTTGACTCATAATTAG
- the b4galnt1b gene encoding beta-1,4 N-acetylgalactosaminyltransferase 1 isoform X2 — protein MRVLRKTVLLAILVSVALVLALLHSWPTRAYNTVDIWQQLGSVIERHLEEKLPEPDHQLSNIPFHVRDSVASLLARNGCVCEGDSGGVNLPFAQLLFPRVSAHPLHTAFDPSELEEMKLRRAKEYDSFQRRSKTPADILIIAEANSPLQYPTQGLEVRPLKTIIIPGLALHDLPRNHYFINITAMLGTLNVAAEVDGVKIKGDSEMHMSLSSSLLPNLNRQLQFVTYTNTLFHPSTADTVQFETEGHQAIFSIKIRHGVTPKLYNTGSKGEYNVSALVTVATKTFLRYEKLQNLIDSIRRYYPTVTIVIADDSENPKTISGPYIEHYIMPFGKGWFAGRNLAVSQVTTKYVLWVDDDFIFTANTKLEKLVDVLERTTLDLVGGAVREATGYTATYRQTISIEPGEEDGDCLHMRRGFHHAIQGFPNCVVTDGVINFFLARTDKVQQVGFDPRLARVAHLEFFIDGLGMLHVGSCDDVIVNHATKIKLPWASQSESDKTYAKFRYPAASSDATRTKNGLLFFKNRFQCLTHN, from the exons ATGCGGGTCCTGAGGAAGACAGTGTTGCTAGCCATCCTAGTGTCTGTAGCACTTGTACTGGCTCTCCTTCATTCCTGGCCCACTCGGGCTTACAACACCGTGGACATATGGCAGCAACTGGGGTCGGTTATAGAGAGGCATCTGGAAGAGAAGCTCCCAGAACCAGACCACCAGTTAAGCAATATCCCTTTCCATGTGAGGGATAGTGTAGCGAG TTTGTTGGCACGAAATGGGTGCGTATGTGAGGGCGACAGTGGAGGAGTAAACCTGCCCTTTGCCCAACTCTTGTTCCCACGGGTGTCAGCTCACCCGCTACACACTGCCTTTGATCCCTCCGAGTTGGAGGAAATGAAGCTGAGACGGGCCAAAGAATACGACAGTTTTCAGAGGAG GtcaaaaacacctgcagataTACTCATTATTGCAGAGGCTAACAGCCCCTTGCAGTACCCAACACAGGGACTGGAGGTTCGGCCTCTGAAAACAATCATCATCCCAG GCTTGGCCTTACATGACCTTCCCAGAAACCATTACTTT ATAAACATTACTGCCATGCTGGGAACCCTAAACGTAGCAGCAGAAGTTGACGGGGTGAAAATAAAAGGTGACAGTGAGATGCACATGAGTCTCTCAAGCAGCCTGTTGCCAAACCTGAATCGTCAGCTGCAGTTTGTCACCTACACAAACACATTGTTCCATCCCAGCACTGCAGACACGG TGCAGTTTGAGACAGAAGGTCATCAAGCCATCTTCAGTATCAAGATCCGTCATGGTGTAACGCCAAAACTTTATAACACTGGATCCAAAGGAG AGTATAATGTCAGTGCCCTCGTGACTGTAGCCACAAAGACTTTCCTGCGTTATGAAAAGCTTCAAAATCTTATCGACAGCATCAGAAGATATTATCCCACGGTCACTATAGTAATCGCTGATGACAGCGAAAATCCCAAAACCATTTCTGGGCCTTACATCGAGCACTACATCATGCCCTTTGGAAAG GGTTGGTTTGCGGGACGAAACCTTGCCGTCTCCCAGGTGACCACAAAGTACGTGTTGTGGGTGGATGATGACTTTATCTTCACAGCCAACACCAAGCTGGAAAAGCTTGTGGATGTTTTAGAAAGGACCACTCTGGACCTG GTGGGTGGTGCTGTGAGAGAAGCTACAGGTTACACTGCTACCTACCGACAGACCATCTCCATTGAGCCAGGAGAGGAGGACGGGGACTGTTTACACATGAGAAGAGGATTTCATCATGCTATCCAGGGCTTCCCCAACTGTGTTGTGACTGATGGGGTCATTAACTTCTTCTTGGCTCGCACCGACAAAGTTCAGCAAGTTGGCTTTGACCCACGTCTAGCCAGGGTTGCTCACCTCG agttTTTTATCGACGGCCTGGGAATGCTCCATGTGGGATCTTGCGACGACGTTATTGTGAACCATGCAACCAAAATCAAACTCCCCTGGGCAAGCCAGTCAGAGAGCGACAAGACCTATGCCAAGTTCCGTTACCCGGCAGCCTCTTCTGACGCCACGCGAACGAAAAACGGCCTCCTCTTCTTCAAGAACCGATTCCAGTGTTTGACTCATAATTAG